The DNA window TCGCCGGGACCGGTGACCGTGACGACCACCGCCTCGGCGACCTCGGTCTCCGCGCCGACCGACACGACCGTCGCCGACTCGAAGCCCGAGTATGCCTGGGCGGCAACGCGATCCGACGGCACACCAGCCACGCCGAGACGAGAATCGGTGCGCGCCACCGTCTCCACGTTCACTCCGGCGACCGAGGAGACCTCGACCGTGGCCTTGCCGTCGCGGACCGCGGTGCCGTCGTGCAGGCCACGCAGTCGACGCAGCGGGGTGAAACGCCACGCCTCGTCCTTGCCCCTAGGCACCTCGAAGGCGTTCACGTCGTAGGAGGTGAAGACCTCACCCTTGTTGGTCGCGGCTCCTGCGCCCGGGTTCTGAATCGGCTTGGCCGTGGGATTCTCGCCCTCGACCGCTCCCGCGAGAGCGGAGCCTGCGGAGCGACCCAGCAAAGTACTGTCGCCAGTCGCCATCAGCCAACGGCCCCTTCCATCTGCAGCTCGATGAGCCGGTTCAGTTCCAACGCGTATTCCATCGGGAGTTCCTTGGCGATGGGCTCGACGAAGCCGCGCACCACCATCGCCATGGCCTCGTCCTCGGTGAGGCCGCGGCTCATCAGGTAGAACAGCTGGTCCGCGGACACCTTCGAGACGGTGGCCTCGTGCCCCATCGTTACGTCGTCCTCGCGGATGTCGACGTAGGGGTAGGTGTCGGAGCGGCTGATCGTATCGACGAGCAGCGCATCGCATTTCACGGTCGACTTGGAGCCGTACGCGCCCTTGTTCACCTGCACCAGACCGCGGTAGGAAGCACGCCCACCGCCACGCGCCACCGACTTGCTGATGATGGTGGACGAGGTGTGCGGCGCCAGGTGCAGCATCTTCGCGCCGGTGTCCTGGTGCTGACCGGGACCGGCGAAGGCCACCGACAGGACCTCACCACGGGCGTACTCACCGGTCATCCAGACCGCCGGGTACTTCATGGTGACCTTGGAGCCGATATTGCCGTCGACCCATTCCATGGTCGCGCCCGCCTCGGCCTTGGCCCGCTTGGTGACCAGGTTGTAGACGTTGTTCGACCAGTTCTGGATGGTGGTGTAGCGGCAGCGACCGCCCTTCTTCACGATGATCTCGACGACCGCGGAGTGCAGCGAATCGGACTTGTAGATCGGCGCGGTGCAGCCCTCGACATAGTGCACGTAGGCGCCCTCGTCGACGATGATCAGCGTCCGCTCGAACTGGCCCATGTTCTCGGTGTTGATCCGGAAGTAGGCCTGCAGCGGAATGTCGACCTGCACGCCCGGCGGCACGTAGATGAACGAGCCACCCGACCACACGGCGGTGTTCAGCGCGGAGAATTTGTTGTCACCGGCCGGAATGACCGAACCGAAGTACTTCTCGAAGATCTCCGGGTGCTCGCGCAGACCGGTGTCGGTGTCGAGGAAGATGACGCCCTGCTTCTCCAGGTCCTCGCGGATCGAGTGGTAGACGACCTCCGACTCGTACTGCGCGGCGACACCGGCGACCAGGCGCTGCTTCTCCGCCTCCGGGATGCCGAGCTTGTCGTAGGTGTTCTTGATGTCCTCGGGGAGATCTTCCCAGCTCTCGGCCTGCTTCTCGCTGGAGCGCACGAAGTACTTGATGTTGTCGAAGTCGATGCCGTCGAGGTTGGAGCCCCAGTTCGGCATGGGCTTGCGATCGAAGATGCGCAGCGCCTTGAGCCGCTGTTCGAGCATCCACTCGGTCTCGTTCTTCTTGGCCGAGATGTCGCGGACGACAGCCTCGGACAGGCCTCGTTGCGCACTGGCACCGGCCACATCCGAATCGGCCCAGCCGTAACCGTAGTTGCCCAGGGAAGCGATGGTTTCTTCCTGAGTGAGCGGTTGCACCTGGTCGGTGGTCGTCGTCATTCGGCACTCCTTCCGGAGTCGTTCGTACGTACCGCTGCGGGCTGTGCAGCGGTTGATGGAGCTGTCTTCTTATCGGTAATAGGCAGAACGAACAGCGGCACGTGGGTCGTGCACGCGCAATCGCCGTTGGCGATCGTCGCAAGTCGCTGTACGTGGGTTCCGAGCAGGTCCCGGAAAGCCTCGAGTTCGGCCTCGCACAACTGCGGGAATTCCTCGGCCACGTGCGCCACCGGGCAGTGGTGCTGGCAGATCTGTACGCCCGCGCCGACCTTGCGGGTGGACGCGGCGAAGCCGGCATCGGTGAAGGCCTCGGCGATCTCCTCCGCCTTGGCGGTGGTGATCTCCGGAGTGTGTTCGCCGACCGGTTCGATGCCCTCGACAATGGTCCTGGCCCGCTTGCGCGCGAATTCGGTGATGGCCTGTTCGCCGCCGACCTCACCGAGCTGACGGATGGCCGCTCCGGCCAGATCGTCGTAGGCGTGCCCGAGCCGTCCCCGCCCCACGGCCGTGAGCTGGTATTGCTTGGCCGGCCGGCCGCGCCCCTTCTGCTGCCACGGCGCCGAACGGCTGGCCCGCGCCTGACCGGATCCGATCAGCGCGTCCAAGTGCCGCCTGACACCGGCCGGCGTCAGGCCGAGCTTGCTGCCGATCGCGGTCGCGGTGATCGGCCCCTGTTCGAGCAGCAGTTGCACGACCGCGGCTCGGGTATGTCCCTCACCGCCCGCGACCAGGGTCGCAGGCGCGGCAGGGGACGCGGCACCGGTACGGCGACCGGTCCCTCCGTCCTCGTCGTGCGACAAACCCACGGTTTTCACAACACCAGTGTGACGGAATTACTTCCCGGAATCTAATAAGGGTGCCCTGAGTTACGGTGCCGATGACCTGCGCGGAAGCGCGGCCGCGGCCGAGAACGGGCGACGGCGAGTTCGCCACCTGCACCTCTTGCGCCGCGGGAGGTCTGCGCATCCGACGGAATTGCCAGTGCGATTTAGGCCACATATTGCTGATCTAAATCGAATCGGCGGCACACACCTCTTCTGGTGCCCGTGCATACGCTCGCCGGTTCATCCGAACTAGGCTGCGTCTCGTGGCGGTACTCGAGGGCGCACGGCGCAGGACACTGGCATTCGGGCGCCGGGCACTCGGACTCGATGTGCCCGCCGCCGATCACAGCATCGCACTGTTGCACAGCGACGAGACCGAGGTGCCCGGACTCGATCGCAAGGAGACCGCGCAACTCGACCGGATTCGGTTGCTCGGCGCGACCGGAACCGTATTGATGGCGATCAGCGCGCTCGGGATCGGCGCGCAACCCGTCCAGCAGAACCCGACCTCCGGAGTGCGGATACTCGGGATCTTCGCCCGCGCGCACACCGGATCGCTGGCGATGTGCATGATCGGCACCGTCGTGGTCGTGATGGCCTGGCTGCTGCTCGGCCGGTTCGCGGTCGGCGGTATCGGTGGGTCGCCGCTGCACCGATTGAGCCGATCGCAGCTGGATCGGACGCTGCTGCTGTGGATCATTCCGCTCAGCATCGCGCCGCCGCTGTTCAGCAATGACGTCTATTCCTATCTCGCACAGAGCGAGATCGCGGCGCGCGGGATCGATCCGTATCAGGAGGGGCCGGTCGCCGGGCTCGGGATCGACAATGTGCTGACCAATAACGTCCCGACGATCTGGCGAGATACGCCCGCGCCCTATGGCCCGCTGTTCCTCTGGATGGGTCGCGGCATCGCCGAACTCACCGGCGACAACATCATTCTCGGCGTATGGGTGCATCGGCTGCTCGCACTGGCCGGAGTCGCGCTGATCGTCTGGGCGCTGCCTCGACTTTCGGTGCGCTGCGGTGTCGCACCGGTGAGTGCGCTGTGGCTGGGCGCGGCGAACCCCCTCGTGCTGTTCCACCTGGTCGGCGGGGTGCACAATGACGCGCTGATGCTCGGGCTGATGCTGGCCGGAATGGAATTCGCGCTGCGCGCCATCGAGGACACCCATCCGTTCGATGGGCGGGCCTATGCGCTGCTGATATTCGGGGTGGTGGTGATAGCACTGTCGTCCTCGATCAAGTTCACCTCCATCATCGCGCTCGGATTCGTCGGTATGGCCTTGGCGCGCAGATGGGGTACGAGCCTGCGCACACTCGTGATTTCGGCGCTGATGCTCGGCGCGATCGCCATCGGCACAACACTTTTCATCAGTTCGGTCAGCGGGCTCGGATTCGGCTGGATCTACACGCTGAACACCGCGAGCGCGGTCCGCAGTTGGATGTCGTTGCCGACGGCATTGGGCATCGTCACCGGATTCGGTGGGGTGCTGCTCGGGCTCGGGGACAACACGACGGCGCTGCTCAGCATCACGCGGCCGATCGCGGCGGTGGTCGCGGCGTTCGTGACCGTCCGCATGCTGGTGGCGACGGGGACCGGGCGATTGCATCCGGTCGGGGCGCTCGGGGTCGCGCTGGGTGCGATCGTGCTGCTGTTCCCAGTGGTCCAGCCGTGGTATCTGCTGTGGGCGATCGTGCCGTTGGCCGCGTGGGCGACCAAGCCGGTCTTCCGCGTGCCCGCGGTCGCGTTCTCGGCGGTGGTGAGCGTGATCCTGATGCCGCGCGGCGCGGATCTCGAGGTGTTCCAGATCGTCGGTGCGGCCATTGCCACGGTGATCGTCTCGCTGCTGTTCATCATGATCACCCGCAATGCGTTGCCGTGGCGCGGTCAGGCGGGGGTGTCGGCTCCGTCACAGCAAGCCACCTCTTACGGTGTGTCATCGTGACTGCCGATTCCGGACCCGCCGTTCGCGTCGACGGCGTCGTCAAGCGTTACGGCGAGACCATCGCGGTCGACGGGATCAGCTTCGATGTCGAACGGGCGCAGGTGCTGGCCCTGCTCGGCCCGAACGGCGCGGGTAAGACCACGACCGTCGAGATGTGCGAGGGCTTCAACGCGCCGGATGCGGGTTCGGTCCGGGTGCTCGGACTCGATCCGATCGCCGACTCCGACCGGCTGCGTGCGCGCATCGGCGTCATGCTGCAGGGCGGCGGCGCGTACCCGGGTGCGCGGGCGGGCGAGATGCTCGACTTGGTCGCGGCCTACTCCGCCGACCCGCTCGATCCCGACTGGTTGCTGAAGACGCTGGGCCTGCAGGACAACCGGCGCACCCCGTATCGCCGCCTCTCCGGCGGCCAGCAGCAGCGGCTCGCGTTGGCGTGCGCGCTGGTCGGGAAGCCGGAGATCGTTTTCCTCGACGAGCCGACCGCGGGCCTGGACGCACAGGCCCGGCTCATCGTGTGGGAGCTGATCGACGCGCTGCGCCGCGACGGGGTGACCGTCTTGCTCACCACGCACATGATGGATGAGGCCGAGCAGCTCGCCGACCAGTTGGTGATCATCGATCACGGCCGGATCGTCGCCCTCGGAACGCCCGCCGAGGTCACCGCGCACGGTGCGGCCGGACAGCTACGCTTCACCGCCCCACCGAAACTCGATCTGCGCCTGTTGAAAATGGCGCTGCCGGAAGGCTTCTCGCCCCGCGAGACAACGCCCGGATCGTATCTGGTCGAGGGCGAGATCGACCCGCAGGTGCTGGCGACGGTCACCGCGTGGTGCGCGCAGCAGAATGTGCTGGCGACCGATATCCGGATCGACCAGCGCCGCCTCGAAGACGTCTTTCTGGAACTCACCGGACGGGACCTACGCGGATGAACCAGTCGGATCTGGTCGAAAACCGTTTCGCCCCTGGCACTTTCACTCCCGATCCGCGCCCGAGCGGCCGCTTCGCGATGATGATTGCGCAGACCCGGCTCGAGCTGATCCTGTTGCTGCGCAATGGCGAACAGCTGCTGCTCACCATGTTCATTCCGATCACGCTGCTGGTCGGGCTGAGCCTGTTGCCGTTCGGCGACCTCGGCGACGAGCGGGTCGACAAGATCGTGCCCGCGGTGATGATGGTCGCGGTCATGTCGACCGCGTTCACCGGGCAGGCCATCGCGGTCGGCTTCGACCGCCGCTACGGTGCGCTCAAACGACTCGGCGCGACCCCGCTCCCGCGCTGGGGCATCGTGACGGGCAAGAGCGCCGCGGTGCTGATCGTGGTGGTGTTGCAGGCGATTCTGTTGGGAGCCATCGGATTTGCGCTCGGCTGGCGACCCGACCTCGCGGGGCTCGGGCTCGGCGCGGTGGTCATCGCGCTCGGCACCGCGACGTTCGCGGCGATGGGGCTGCTGCTCGGCGGCACACTCAAGGCGGAGGTCGTGCTGGCGCTGGCGAATATCCTCTGGTTCGTGATGCTCGGCATCGCGAGTGTGGTGTTCGCGTCCGATGATCTGCCATCGGCGGTGAATGTGGTTGTGCGGCTGGTGCCGTCGGGGGCGCTCGCGGTCACGCTGGAAGACGCGATGCGCAATAGCGTCGACTGGTTCGGCATCGCTGTTCTCGCCGCCTGGGGTGCGGTCTGCGGCGTCCTCGCGACCCGCTTCTTCCGCTTCGACTAGGCGGCCGCACCTGCAGGGACCACATCGCAGAACGTTTGCGCCACCGATCGCGATCTTGGCCAACGACGGAATGTAGTAGACCGGCTGCGGGCAGTGAATGCAGCCCGGCTACCATCGTTGCGTGCTGTATCGCGCATTCCTGCGACTCGTCGATCTGCTCCCGCTGCCCTCGCCGCGGGTGCAGCGCTCGATCGCCGTCGCGGTCATCGTCTCCCAGGCCGGCATCGCCGTCACCGGCGCGATCGTGCGCGTCACGGCATCGGGACTCGGCTGCCCGACCTGGCCGCAATGCTTCCCCGGCAGCTTCACCCCGACCGGTGTCGCCGAAGTTCCGGTGCTGCACCAGACCGTCGAGTTCAGCAATCGCCTGCTGTCGTTCGCGGTGACGCTGTGCGCGGCGCTCATCGTGCTCGCCGTCACTCGCGCCCGCCGCCGGCGCGAGGTGCTGGTGTACGCGTGGCTGATGCCGGGCGGTACCGTCCTGCAGGCGGTCATCGGCGGTATCACCGTGCGCAGCGGGCTGCTGTGGTGGACGGTTTCGGTCCATCTGCTGGCCTCGATGCTGATGGTGTGGGTCGCGGTGGTGATGTTCGCGAAGGTCAGCGAACCCGATGACGGCATCGAGGTGATCCAGGCGCCCGCGCCCCTGCGCTGGCTGACCGGCCTGAGCGGTATCGCCCTCGCCGCCGTACTCGTCGCCGGGACCCTGGTCACCGGCGCGGGGCCGCATGCGGGCGATAAGAGCATCGAGCGTCCCGTCGAACGCCTCCAGGTCGAGATCGTCACCCTGGTGCACCTGCACTCCCAGCTGCTGGTCGGCTACCTCGCCCTGCTCATCGGCTTGGCCTTCGGCCTCTTCGCCGTCGGTATCACCGCCGCCGTCCGCACCCGCCTGTTCGTACTCCTCGGCCTGGTCTGCGCCCAGTCCCTCGTCGGCATCGTCCAGTACTTCACCGATGTCCCCGCGGCCCTCGTCGCCACTCACGTCGGTGGCGCCGCGGCCTGCACCGCCGCCACCGCTGCCCTCTGGGCCTCGCTCCGAACCCGCGAACGAGTCTGCACACCGGTCCCGAACGCAACCAAACAGTCGGCGTAGTCGGCTGATCCATGGCCGCTGTGGCCGGACTCCCGTACACCGCTTGGCAATTGGCGCACGCCCGGCCGAGCCCGGGTCATCACCGACTCCGGCCCCAACGGCTGCGCCGCCAACGTACGCGGCCCGGCAGCGGCGCAGAGTGACATCGCCGGTGGGCGTCGAAAGGTCCGATGATCGGATGCAATTCGGTGACCGAAGCCCCGAGCGCGGCTAGCCTGGCAGGCATGCCGATCACTGTCCTTGTGCCAGATGATTACGGAGTCGGGACGGCTACGCGCGGCGCTGGATGTCACCGATCCGGAGCCGTTACCGGCCGACCATTCGCTCTGGACCGCACCGGGCTTGCTGCTGACGCCTCACGTCGCAGGCAACAGCCGAGGCGTCGTCGAACGCGCCTACTCCGTCGTCGCGGCGGAGTCGCTCGATATGCGGCCGGCGAGTTGCCGAAAAACCTGGTACGCGGCGATTACTGACAACCCGATTCAGACGTGCGCTCGCGTGCGCCCATCGATGACCTTCAGCGCCAACTCGGCCCACCGCAGGTTCTCCTGCTCGAATGAGATGCCGCGCAGCAGTGTGAGATAGGGCCCGACGCGTCCGGCGTCGGCGAGAAAGTCATCTTCGGTGCGCCCATCGAGTAGCCGGGCCCGAAGCCGTTCGTAGCGCGCCAGTTTCGCCGTCGCCCACTCAGCCCGCTCGGCGATCGCGGCCCGAACCGCCGCCGCATCCCCACTGTCCAGGGCCGAAACCTTCACCAGCAGCTCATCCCGGATCGCGGTGGGCTTGGACGGCTCAACAGTGAAGGCGCGCAACGCATCTCGCCCTGCCGCAGTGAGCGAGTACAGCCGCTTGTTGGGCCTGCGCTCCTGCTCGACGAGCCTGGCCGCGAGCAGACCAGCAGCGGTCATCCGGTCCAGTTCCCGATAGAGCTGCTGCGGTGTGGCCATCCAGAAATTGGCCACCGAGGCATCGAACCCCTTGGCCAGGTCATAGCCCGACGCCTCGCCCTCGAGCAACGCGGCGAGCACGGCATTGCGAAGCGCCATCGGCCGACCATATCACCAATATGATTATTCAAAAAATTGTCCACTCACCCATGGACACCAGCACTGATACAGCGCTACGGTACGAAGACCCTAGTCAACTAGTTGCATATGAAAGGTGGCGCGATGCATCCCTTCCGCAAGGCAGTCGAGGCGCTGGACGCGGCGGCGGTCGAGGCGCTGCTGGCCGACAATGTGGTGTTCACCAGCCCGGTGGCATTCCAGCCCTATCCGGGCAAGCCCATCACCGCGGCGATTCTGCGCGGTGTCATGCGGGTCTTCGAGGACTTCCGCTATATCCGGGAGATCGCCGATCCAGGCGGTCGCGATCACGCCCTGGTGTTCGAGGCGAAGGTGAACGGCAAGCACGTCACCGGCTGCGATTTCATCCACCTCGACGCGGACGGCAAGATCGACGATCTGATGGTCATGGTCCGTCCGCTCTCGGCGGCGACCGCGCTGGCCGAGGCGATGGGCGCGCAATTCGATCGGATCAAACAGGAAGCGATCGAACAGACTCAGCGCGAAGCCGCCGGCGCATAACCGATTTCGACGACTCAGCCCAACCGCGGCCGGGTCGCCCGCGCGAGCAGCCGGATCAGCGAATCCGATGCCAGCTGCCCGCGCTGGATGCGCAGTCCGGCATAACACGGATCACCGTTGTCGACGAGTTCGACGATCATCGGCTCGTCCAAATGCTCTGCGGCGAAGGCATATACGTGCTCGAGCTTGGGCACGATCAGTCCGTAGTCGAGGGTCCGCGCCACCCGCCCCTCCAGCGCGAGCACCGCGTTGACGGAGGAATTCGTCAGCGGATACACCTCCGGGAACACATTGCGCAGGTCGAGGAACAGCCGTACCGAGCTGCGGCGCGGGTCGGCCGACCAGCCGCCGAGCCGCCCGAACCGGCCGAGTGCGAGCCGCGGCCGCGCCACCAGCGCATGCGTGAACAGCACGCGCATCAACGTCACGTTGATCATCAACCGCTCGGCGGGCAGCTCGGCCTCGGCCAACTCCTGATGCTCCAGATAACCGGCGACGATGCTGCGATTGTGTGCCCGGTACCACGCCGTCGGCGAAGGGGCGGTGAGGAATTCGAGCCACAACCGAGCGCCGGGCGTCGAACCGTCGCGGACACCGGCGTGATGCAACAGCGCGGCTTCCAGTTTGTCGTGCAGTAGTCGGTCGTTGATCGCGCGCCACCACGGACTGCCGGTCTCGGGGTCGAATACGCCACGGGCGAGTTCCCAACGCAGGAAGGCGATTTCGGCGCGGCCGTAGGCGCGCAGTGCCGGTGGGTAGAAACCCTCGGCCAGCGCGATGCGCTGGTGCGCGTCGGCATGCGCGGCGCCGACCCGCCGAGCCGCCAGCTCGCTCGCCTTATCCGCGTTCATCGCCCCCTACTTTACGAGCCGAAAGCGGTCCGTACCCGGCACCGCAGACCCATCAGTATTTCGATGTCTCTTATTCAGGATCCTATTGGTGCTCCGATGAACGGCTGCCTAACGTTGGCATCGCGACGAACTGACACTATGGATGCGGAACGTCAGTGCGTCGAACGAATCCCCGATCAGGAGGCACAGATGTCGAAGATTCTTTTCGTCATGACCGGCGTCGACTACTGGACGCTGGCCGACGGCACCAAACACCCGACCGGTTACTGGGCCGAAGAGGTGGTCGCACCGTACGACGCATTCAAGGCGGCGGGTCACGAGATCGTGGTGGCCACACCCGGCGGCGTGGTTCCCACCGTCGACCGGGGCAGTCTCGCGCCGGAGGTGAACGGCGGCGCGGACGGTGCGGACGCGATCGCACGGACCCTCGCCGAGGCGACCGAGTTGCGTAAGCCGATCCGGCTCGAGGACGCCGATCTCGCCGAATACGATGCGGTCTACTACCCGGGCGGGCACGGGCCGATGGAAGATCTGTCGGTGAATGCCGACTCCGGCGCGCTGCTCGATGCCGCACTGGCCTCGGGCAAACCACTCGGCGTGGTCTGCCATGCGCCCGCCGCACTATTGGCGACCGCCATCGATGGCGACTCATCGTTCGCGGGCTACCGCGTCACCGGATTCACCAATGCCGAGGAGGCACAAGCCGGTTTCGCCGATAAGGCCAAGTGGCTGCTCGAGGATCGTTTGGTCGAGCTCGGCGTCGATTTCCGCGTCGGCGAGCCGTGGGCGCCACATATCGAGATCGATCGCAATCTCTACACCGGCCAGAATCCCGCGTCGTCGGCACCGCTGGCCGCGGAGATCGTCAAAGCGCTGGGCTGACCCGAGAGAGCTGGGCTGAATCCGATGGCCGCCGACCGAACCACCGATGTACTCGATGCGACGCAGCGTTGCCTGATCCGCTACGGCATGCGGCGCACCACGATGGACGACATCGCCGGTGAGATGGCGATGTCACGGTCGGCGATTTACCAATACGTGCGCAACAAGGAGGACGCGGTCCGTCAGCTCAGCGCGCGTATGCACGATCAGGCGCTGCACGCCGCACGGCGAGCCGCCGCCGAGCACTGCCCCGTCGCGGATCGAGTGCACGGAATCCTCACGGCCAAACTGGATCTCGTCTGCGGCCCGTTCGCCGACTCCCCGCACGCCGCCGAATTACTCGACGAGCAGGCCCGGGTCAGCGGCGACATCTGCCGCGACTTCACCGCCGACCTCATCGCCCTGCTCACGGAGGTCTTCGCCGAGGCGCGCGTGGCACAACCAGACGAGGCCGCCCAGATCAGTCTGGCCATCCTCGTCGGCCTCATCGAAACCGACCACACCGACCTCCTACGCCCCGCCCTCACCGCCACCATCCCCAGCCTCGCGACCGCGCCGCCCTGGGATCGAGATCAGGTGGGCCTGGTAGCGGCACCGCCCGACCAGCCCCGCCACTAGTTCCACTTGATCTTGATCCCAGCGGGGCATAGATGAAGCGGCTGATGCGTTGGCGCCAGAGGGACGGTGTGCGAACCATGCCCACTCATGGTCGCCCGGACCGCTGACGTCACGACACCGTGATACCTACTTCCCATGGAGTGACCGTATGACCACATCCACCACCGCACGTCCCGCCGACGCCTCGGGCACCTTCGCGCTCGGCGGCGATCTGACCGTCAACCGCCTCGGCTACGGCGCGATGCAGATCACCGGCCCCGGTGTCTGGGGCGATCCGAAGGATCCGGCCGAGGCGGTGCGCGTGCTGCGCCGCGCCGTCGAGCTGGGCGTCAACTTCATCGACACCGCGGACTCCTATGGCCCGTTCGTCAGCGAGAACCTCATTCGCGAGGCTCTGCACCCGTATGCCGACGATCTGGTCATCGCTACCAAGGGCGGTCTCACCCGGTCCGGTCCCGGCGACTGGCGTCCGGTCGGCCGGCCCGAATACCTGCGCCAGCAGCTGCATCTGAGTCTGCGCCACCTCGGGGTCGAGCGGATCGACCTGTACCAGTTGCATCGCATCGATGCGGCAGTACCGCTCGCCGATCAGCTCGGCGCGCTCGTGGAGCTGCAGCGCGAGGGCAAGATTCGCCATATCGGTGTATCCGAGGTCAGCGTCGAACAGCTGAAGCAGGCCCGCGAGATCGCCGAGATCGTCTCGGTACAGAACCTCTACAACCTCGCCAACCGCAGCGCCGAGGACGTCCTGAACTACGCCGAGGCCAATAACATCGCCTTCATCCCGTGGTTCCCCATCGCCACCGGCGAACTCGCGCGTCCGGGCGGACCGCTGGACACCTTCGCCAAGAAGCACGATGCCAGCCCGTCACAGTTGGCGCTGGCCTGGCTGCTGCGTCGCTCGCCGGTGATCCTGCCGATTCCGGGCACCTCCAGCGTCGCGCATGTGGAGCAGAACACCGCGGCCGCCACCGTCACGCTCACCGACGAGGAGTTCGCCGCGCTCTCCGCCGCGGTCTGAACATCCTGAAATCCGCCTTGCGATCGGCCTCGAGCAGCACCCGCCGCCCGAGGCCGATCGGCGTCCGGCTATCCGGATGGACGTCCTGACATCGGCCTTGGCCCGAGACCATCCAGCAGGCGAGTGCGCACACTTCGATTGCGCGCGAATCCCTGCTTCCCGCAATGAATCCCCGCGCGAATGGATAGAAGAACGGCGAGATCGACCTGGATCTCGCGAAGTAGACCGCAGCGGTCGGGCGGCGATCCGCTGACGGCTCGCCGCCGATCGCCGCAGTACCCCGCGGTAAGGGCCGTTGTTCCCTTGTTCGGCCCGCGCCACTCTGCGAACGTGAAACGCCTGATCATCGGCAAGCGGAAAGTATTCGCCCGTGGCATCGCTGTTATGGGTCGCGCTACCCTACGGCGCATTTCTATCGTTCGTGTTGGGTCACGTGTGGCGGTACCGGCGCGACGGCTTCCGCAGCTATACCCGTAGCCCGGAGATGGACCGCACCGAGCGATTCGGGACGATGGCATTCCGGACCGGGGTCGGCCTGGTTGTCGTCGCCCGCGTCGCCAGTGTGATCACCGCGCAGCCACAAGCTCGCCCGGCCGGTGCGATCCATGCCGTCATCATGACCGCGCAGATCGTCGGCCTCACCACTGCGGCGATCGGTGCGGTGTTGCTGTTCATCC is part of the Nocardia sp. NBC_00565 genome and encodes:
- a CDS encoding PadR family transcriptional regulator; amino-acid sequence: MALRNAVLAALLEGEASGYDLAKGFDASVANFWMATPQQLYRELDRMTAAGLLAARLVEQERRPNKRLYSLTAAGRDALRAFTVEPSKPTAIRDELLVKVSALDSGDAAAVRAAIAERAEWATAKLARYERLRARLLDGRTEDDFLADAGRVGPYLTLLRGISFEQENLRWAELALKVIDGRTRAHV
- a CDS encoding nuclear transport factor 2 family protein encodes the protein MHPFRKAVEALDAAAVEALLADNVVFTSPVAFQPYPGKPITAAILRGVMRVFEDFRYIREIADPGGRDHALVFEAKVNGKHVTGCDFIHLDADGKIDDLMVMVRPLSAATALAEAMGAQFDRIKQEAIEQTQREAAGA
- a CDS encoding type 1 glutamine amidotransferase domain-containing protein, translating into MSKILFVMTGVDYWTLADGTKHPTGYWAEEVVAPYDAFKAAGHEIVVATPGGVVPTVDRGSLAPEVNGGADGADAIARTLAEATELRKPIRLEDADLAEYDAVYYPGGHGPMEDLSVNADSGALLDAALASGKPLGVVCHAPAALLATAIDGDSSFAGYRVTGFTNAEEAQAGFADKAKWLLEDRLVELGVDFRVGEPWAPHIEIDRNLYTGQNPASSAPLAAEIVKALG
- a CDS encoding TetR/AcrR family transcriptional regulator, which codes for MAADRTTDVLDATQRCLIRYGMRRTTMDDIAGEMAMSRSAIYQYVRNKEDAVRQLSARMHDQALHAARRAAAEHCPVADRVHGILTAKLDLVCGPFADSPHAAELLDEQARVSGDICRDFTADLIALLTEVFAEARVAQPDEAAQISLAILVGLIETDHTDLLRPALTATIPSLATAPPWDRDQVGLVAAPPDQPRH
- a CDS encoding aldo/keto reductase is translated as MTTSTTARPADASGTFALGGDLTVNRLGYGAMQITGPGVWGDPKDPAEAVRVLRRAVELGVNFIDTADSYGPFVSENLIREALHPYADDLVIATKGGLTRSGPGDWRPVGRPEYLRQQLHLSLRHLGVERIDLYQLHRIDAAVPLADQLGALVELQREGKIRHIGVSEVSVEQLKQAREIAEIVSVQNLYNLANRSAEDVLNYAEANNIAFIPWFPIATGELARPGGPLDTFAKKHDASPSQLALAWLLRRSPVILPIPGTSSVAHVEQNTAAATVTLTDEEFAALSAAV